One Vicinamibacterales bacterium DNA window includes the following coding sequences:
- the pyrE gene encoding orotate phosphoribosyltransferase, with translation MTDADVLDLFRHAGALLEGHFTLSSGLHSDRYLQSALVLQHSDFAEQLGRELGERTKHLQPTAVLSPALGGIVIGQEVGRALQVRAIFAERQDGRLTLRRGFTLDSADRVLIVEDVITTGGSTRETIAVAEAAGAQVVGAASIVDRGSDAARLDVPLQSLVKMQVAAYEPAACPLCASGVPVVKPGSRA, from the coding sequence ATGACTGACGCCGACGTGCTCGATCTGTTCCGCCACGCGGGTGCGCTGCTCGAGGGGCACTTCACGCTCTCGTCGGGGCTGCACAGCGATCGCTATCTGCAGAGCGCGCTGGTCCTGCAGCATTCTGATTTCGCCGAGCAGCTCGGACGTGAGCTGGGGGAGCGGACGAAGCACCTGCAGCCGACGGCCGTACTGTCCCCCGCGCTGGGCGGCATCGTGATCGGTCAGGAAGTCGGCCGCGCGCTGCAGGTCCGCGCGATCTTCGCCGAGCGACAGGACGGCCGGCTGACGCTGCGCCGCGGCTTCACGCTCGACTCCGCCGATCGGGTGCTGATCGTCGAGGACGTCATCACGACCGGCGGCTCGACGCGCGAGACGATCGCCGTTGCGGAAGCCGCCGGCGCGCAGGTCGTCGGCGCCGCCTCGATCGTCGATCGCGGATCCGACGCGGCTCGGCTCGATGTGCCGCTGCAGTCGCTGGTCAAGATGCAGGTGGCCGCCTACGAGCCGGCCGCCTGTCCTTTGTGCGCGTCGGGCGTGCCCGTGGTGAAGCCTGGCAGCCGCGCCTGA
- the ispG gene encoding flavodoxin-dependent (E)-4-hydroxy-3-methylbut-2-enyl-diphosphate synthase, giving the protein MPTVLKLHKRIGVRVGNVQVGGGAPVVVQSMTMTDTADAQATAQQCIELAEAGSEMVRVTVNLPEAAAAVPEIKQRMLDAGVTAPLIGDFHYNGHLLLTRYPACAAALDKYRINPGNVGTGRRRDEQFATICGVARDRNKPVRIGVNGGSLNQELVVAKMQENTDRSLGHSSEEIINECMVLSAVQSTELALESGLRRDQIIISCKTSRPSDLISIYRALARRTDQPLHLGLTEAGMGTKGLVWSASAMGILLHEGIGDTIRVSLTPRPGGDRREEVYAACELLQALGLRAFSPSVTACPGCGRTTSSTFQQLAERTQDYVRERMPEWKKQYEGVETMTLAVMGCVVNGPGESKAANIGISLPGTGEAPNCPVFIDGVHATTLRGTYDELAVAFRELLDNYVEHKYARRS; this is encoded by the coding sequence ATGCCCACCGTACTGAAACTCCACAAACGTATCGGCGTCCGGGTGGGAAATGTTCAAGTTGGCGGCGGCGCGCCGGTCGTCGTGCAGTCGATGACGATGACCGATACGGCTGACGCGCAAGCGACGGCGCAGCAGTGCATCGAGCTGGCCGAGGCGGGATCGGAGATGGTCCGGGTCACCGTCAACCTTCCGGAAGCGGCCGCGGCGGTGCCCGAGATCAAGCAGCGGATGCTCGATGCCGGAGTCACGGCTCCCCTGATCGGCGATTTCCACTACAACGGACATCTGCTCCTGACGCGTTATCCGGCCTGCGCGGCGGCGCTCGACAAGTACCGCATCAATCCAGGGAACGTCGGCACCGGCCGGCGCCGCGACGAGCAGTTCGCCACGATCTGCGGGGTGGCGCGCGATCGGAACAAGCCGGTGCGCATCGGCGTGAACGGCGGCTCGCTCAACCAGGAGCTGGTCGTCGCGAAGATGCAGGAGAACACCGACCGCAGCCTCGGGCACAGCTCGGAAGAGATCATCAACGAGTGCATGGTGCTCTCCGCAGTGCAGTCGACCGAGCTGGCGCTTGAATCCGGCCTTCGCCGCGATCAGATCATCATCTCCTGCAAGACGTCGCGGCCGAGCGATCTCATCTCGATCTACCGGGCGCTTGCGCGCCGCACCGACCAGCCGCTCCACCTCGGTCTGACCGAGGCTGGGATGGGCACGAAGGGACTCGTCTGGTCGGCGTCGGCGATGGGGATTCTGCTCCACGAGGGGATCGGCGACACGATCCGCGTGTCGCTGACGCCGCGGCCGGGCGGCGACCGGCGCGAAGAGGTCTACGCCGCATGCGAGCTGCTCCAGGCGCTCGGACTGCGTGCGTTCTCGCCGAGCGTCACCGCATGCCCGGGCTGCGGACGCACCACCAGCAGCACGTTCCAGCAGCTCGCCGAGCGCACGCAGGACTACGTCCGCGAACGCATGCCAGAGTGGAAAAAGCAGTACGAGGGTGTAGAGACGATGACCCTGGCGGTCATGGGCTGCGTCGTGAACGGCCCGGGCGAATCCAAGGCCGCCAATATCGGCATCAGCCTGCCCGGGACCGGCGAGGCTCCGAACTGCCCGGTCTTCATCGACGGCGTTCACGCAACGACGCTGCGCGGCACCTACGACGAACTCGCCGTGGCGTTCCGCGAGCTTCTCGACAACTACGTCGAGCACAAGTACGCTCGGCGGAGCTGA
- the truA gene encoding tRNA pseudouridine(38-40) synthase TruA gives MRTIKLTVAYDGTGFVGWQRQASGTSIQGLIEDALARIDGGAVTLHGAGRTDAGVHATGQVASARIGCPHDEATLLRALNAHLPPAVRVCDVCVMSDDFHARFSATAKTYEYRIWNGPIVPPALRLYVWHVPQPLDLPSLQQGADTIPGQHDFAAFQGKGATPRSTVRRVRSAEWRQAADGSLVFEIRGGGFLRHMVRRLVGTLVEIGHRRRDPMDLERRFADRDRSLTGRTAPPEGLFLIKVEYDTRRAS, from the coding sequence ATGCGCACGATCAAGCTGACCGTCGCCTACGACGGCACCGGTTTCGTCGGATGGCAGCGGCAGGCGAGCGGGACGTCGATCCAGGGGCTGATAGAGGACGCCCTGGCGCGCATCGACGGCGGCGCGGTGACGCTGCACGGGGCCGGGCGGACCGACGCCGGCGTCCACGCCACCGGTCAGGTGGCGAGCGCGCGTATCGGCTGTCCTCATGACGAAGCGACGCTGCTGCGGGCGCTGAACGCCCACCTGCCGCCCGCGGTGCGCGTTTGCGACGTGTGTGTCATGTCGGACGACTTCCACGCGCGATTCAGCGCCACGGCCAAGACCTACGAATACCGAATCTGGAACGGCCCGATCGTGCCGCCGGCGCTGCGGCTCTACGTCTGGCACGTCCCGCAGCCGCTCGACCTGCCGTCGTTGCAGCAGGGGGCCGACACGATTCCCGGCCAGCACGACTTTGCCGCCTTCCAGGGAAAGGGCGCGACGCCCCGCTCCACCGTGCGTCGGGTGCGGTCGGCGGAGTGGCGACAGGCCGCCGATGGCTCGCTGGTGTTCGAGATTCGTGGCGGCGGCTTCCTGCGCCATATGGTGCGCCGCCTGGTGGGCACGCTCGTCGAGATCGGGCACCGCCGCCGCGACCCGATGGATCTCGAGCGCCGGTTCGCCGATCGCGACCGCTCCCTGACCGGCCGCACCGCCCCTCCCGAGGGGCTGTTTCTCATCAAGGTGGAGTACGATACGCGACGGGCATCATGA
- a CDS encoding DUF1028 domain-containing protein, which produces MDRKAGALALAGVLALAGLTPRAQEREPVGTGTFSILGYDPDTGELGAAVQSRVFSVGNGVLWAEAGVGVAATQAIVDVGYGPKALALLRDGLTPGAIVTAILDSDPDPGYAGQPWPKAGRQFAVMNPKGEYAAYTGPQADAWAGNKAGRYCTAQGNILAGEAVVTNMVKGFEETKGPLSLRLVAALEGGQAGGGDTRGQQSAALVVVKKDCGVWLHNDSVLRLQVDDNPEPIKELRRLVEKSVAASSRARRARPGCEGVNGGPK; this is translated from the coding sequence ATGGATCGAAAAGCTGGTGCCCTGGCGTTAGCCGGCGTCCTGGCGCTTGCCGGGCTGACGCCGCGTGCTCAGGAACGGGAGCCGGTCGGCACCGGCACGTTCTCCATCCTCGGCTACGATCCCGACACCGGTGAGCTCGGCGCGGCGGTTCAGTCGCGCGTCTTCTCGGTCGGCAACGGTGTGCTCTGGGCCGAAGCCGGGGTCGGGGTCGCCGCGACGCAGGCCATCGTCGACGTCGGCTACGGACCGAAGGCGCTGGCGCTGCTGCGCGACGGTCTGACGCCCGGCGCGATCGTCACGGCCATTCTCGACAGCGATCCCGATCCCGGCTATGCGGGTCAGCCGTGGCCGAAGGCCGGACGCCAGTTCGCCGTGATGAACCCGAAAGGGGAATACGCGGCATACACCGGCCCGCAGGCGGACGCATGGGCCGGCAACAAGGCCGGCCGGTACTGTACCGCCCAGGGCAACATCCTCGCGGGCGAAGCGGTGGTCACCAACATGGTGAAAGGCTTCGAGGAGACCAAAGGTCCGCTCTCGCTGCGGCTGGTCGCGGCGCTCGAGGGCGGCCAGGCGGGCGGCGGCGACACCCGCGGTCAGCAATCGGCGGCGCTCGTCGTCGTCAAGAAGGACTGCGGCGTCTGGCTGCACAACGACAGCGTGCTGCGGCTGCAGGTCGACGACAACCCCGAGCCGATCAAGGAACTGCGGCGGCTGGTCGAGAAATCGGTGGCGGCATCATCACGCGCCCGCCGCGCGCGCCCCGGCTGCGAAGGCGTGAACGGCGGACCGAAGTAG
- the dxr gene encoding 1-deoxy-D-xylulose-5-phosphate reductoisomerase translates to MKGIAILGSTGSIGQSALAVVDAHPDKLRVVALAAGGNAERLGEQVKKYQPSRHALAADRGPECLIDIATHPDADVVLFASSGTAALDAVLAAIEAGKTIALANKEILVMAGSVVMAAAKRRGVAVLPVDSEHNAIHQCLHGRAPAEVRKLLLTASGGPFRTLSADRLAHVTAADALRHPTWRMGPKITIDSATLMNKGLEVIEARWLFDVGADRIEVLVHPQSIVHSMVEMIDGSVIAQLGVTDMQLPIQYALSYPERWRAPLPPLDLARAGRLEFEAPDLGRFPCLALAFRALGGAEGLSIVLNAANEIAVSAFMDGRLAFPGIGDVIARTMDAYEGDGGGHVAGLDDVRKIDRWARAFAARTTAGVQSTS, encoded by the coding sequence GTGAAAGGGATCGCGATCCTCGGCTCCACCGGCTCGATCGGGCAGAGCGCGCTCGCGGTGGTCGACGCCCATCCCGACAAGCTGCGGGTCGTCGCGCTGGCGGCGGGCGGCAACGCCGAACGGCTCGGCGAGCAGGTGAAGAAATATCAGCCGTCGCGTCATGCGCTCGCCGCCGACCGCGGACCGGAGTGTCTGATCGACATTGCGACGCACCCCGACGCCGACGTCGTGCTGTTTGCCTCGTCGGGCACCGCCGCGCTCGACGCGGTGCTCGCGGCCATCGAGGCGGGAAAGACGATCGCGCTCGCCAACAAGGAGATCCTGGTGATGGCCGGATCGGTGGTGATGGCGGCGGCCAAGCGCCGAGGGGTCGCGGTGCTGCCGGTCGACAGCGAGCACAACGCGATTCACCAGTGTCTGCACGGCCGCGCCCCGGCTGAGGTGCGCAAGCTGCTGCTCACTGCGTCGGGCGGACCGTTCCGGACGCTCTCTGCCGACCGTCTGGCGCATGTCACCGCCGCCGACGCGCTGCGTCATCCGACGTGGCGCATGGGGCCGAAGATCACGATCGACTCGGCAACCCTGATGAACAAGGGGCTCGAGGTGATCGAGGCGCGCTGGCTGTTCGACGTCGGCGCCGACCGGATCGAGGTGCTGGTGCACCCGCAGTCGATCGTCCATTCCATGGTGGAGATGATCGACGGATCGGTGATCGCGCAGCTCGGCGTCACCGATATGCAGCTGCCTATTCAGTATGCGCTGTCGTATCCCGAGCGCTGGCGCGCGCCGCTGCCGCCGCTCGACCTGGCGCGCGCCGGACGCCTGGAGTTCGAGGCGCCGGATCTCGGGCGCTTCCCATGCCTGGCGCTCGCGTTCCGGGCGCTGGGCGGCGCCGAGGGGCTGTCGATTGTGTTGAACGCCGCCAACGAGATCGCCGTCTCAGCGTTCATGGACGGGCGCCTCGCCTTCCCGGGGATCGGCGACGTGATAGCCCGAACGATGGATGCCTACGAAGGGGACGGCGGTGGCCATGTAGCAGGACTCGACGACGTCCGAAAGATCGATCGCTGGGCGCGGGCCTTCGCGGCCCGGACGACCGCTGGGGTACAATCGACCTCTTGA
- a CDS encoding MATE family efflux transporter — protein sequence MLALATPVVLAELGWVTMGIVDTLVVGRLGAAAIGAVGLASMLFFAVAVFAMGLLLGLDPLVAQAFGAGRLDECHRWLVDGLWLSFFVAVPTVALLYLLRATLGLWGLPQDVLVLVRPYLAILIWSLPPLLLYVACRRYLQGMNLVRPVTFALVSANLVNAFFNWVLIFGHLGAPAMGVPGSAVATLLARIFMALALLGAIVQHEARVVPKLRDTPMAADLARLRRLFALGLPAAGQMVFEVGVFSAATALAGRVSADALAAHQIALNMAAFTFMVPLGVASAAAVRVGQAIGRGDPRGAMRSGWTAIVIGAAFMASASAVFLLAPHALMRAFTDDPAVAHLGASLLFVAAVFQLFDGVQGVTTGALRGLADTHTAMLWNLGGHWLIGLPLGYYLCFYRAYGVVGLWWGLSTGLIICGVALLLVWIGRAAGLAADSR from the coding sequence ATGCTCGCGCTCGCCACGCCGGTCGTCCTGGCCGAGCTCGGGTGGGTGACGATGGGGATCGTGGACACGCTGGTGGTCGGCCGTCTTGGCGCGGCCGCCATCGGCGCCGTCGGTCTCGCCAGCATGCTGTTTTTCGCGGTCGCGGTCTTTGCGATGGGGCTGCTGCTCGGGCTCGATCCGCTCGTGGCGCAGGCGTTCGGCGCCGGCCGTCTCGACGAATGTCATCGATGGCTGGTCGATGGCCTCTGGCTCTCGTTCTTCGTCGCCGTACCCACCGTAGCGCTGCTCTACCTGCTCCGCGCCACGCTGGGGCTCTGGGGCCTTCCGCAGGACGTGTTGGTCCTCGTCCGGCCGTATCTTGCGATCCTGATCTGGAGCCTGCCGCCGCTGCTGCTCTACGTGGCCTGCCGGCGCTACCTGCAGGGCATGAACCTGGTGCGGCCGGTCACGTTCGCGCTCGTCTCGGCGAACCTGGTGAACGCCTTCTTCAACTGGGTCCTGATCTTCGGACACCTGGGCGCGCCGGCGATGGGTGTGCCGGGCTCCGCCGTGGCCACGCTCCTGGCGCGGATCTTCATGGCGCTGGCGCTGCTCGGCGCCATCGTGCAGCACGAGGCGCGCGTCGTGCCGAAGCTGCGCGACACACCGATGGCGGCCGACCTGGCCCGGCTGCGGCGCCTGTTCGCGCTGGGTCTGCCGGCAGCGGGGCAGATGGTGTTCGAGGTCGGGGTGTTCTCCGCGGCGACCGCGCTTGCCGGGCGCGTGTCGGCGGATGCGCTGGCGGCTCACCAGATCGCGCTCAACATGGCCGCCTTCACCTTTATGGTGCCGCTCGGCGTCGCGTCGGCCGCCGCGGTTCGCGTCGGACAGGCAATCGGGCGCGGCGATCCTCGAGGCGCAATGCGATCCGGCTGGACCGCCATCGTCATCGGCGCAGCCTTCATGGCGAGCGCCTCCGCGGTGTTCCTTCTCGCGCCACACGCGCTGATGCGCGCCTTCACCGACGACCCGGCGGTTGCGCATCTCGGAGCAAGCCTCCTGTTCGTCGCCGCGGTGTTCCAGCTCTTCGACGGCGTGCAGGGCGTCACGACCGGCGCGTTGAGAGGACTCGCCGACACGCACACCGCGATGCTCTGGAATCTCGGCGGCCACTGGCTCATCGGCCTGCCACTCGGGTACTACCTGTGTTTCTACCGGGCATATGGCGTGGTCGGCCTGTGGTGGGGACTGTCGACCGGGCTGATCATCTGCGGCGTGGCGCTCCTGCTCGTGTGGATCGGCAGAGCCGCGGGTCTTGCGGCGGATTCCCGGTAG
- a CDS encoding peptidoglycan DD-metalloendopeptidase family protein — protein MSRLRTAGVLLAFAVPLAAQQPIDVRARTTRPGDVFLVTVASGVAPSVRVFDRDWPAYPASGGTWRALVGIDLDTKPGRYELTVRMGESFARRTVTVQPRVFPTRRLSVDPDLVHPPADQQARIERETREVTEIWDHPAPKRLWGAPFEAPVPDAANSAFGTRSIYNGEARSPHTGADFLSPAGRPIHAPNDGRVVLAAPLYFSGNTVIIDHGLGVFSLLAHLSEIDVKAGDTVTRGELVGKVGATGRVTGPHLHWAVRVGHARVDPLALLAVAGSTAGGPQQEGQ, from the coding sequence GTGAGCCGTCTGCGCACGGCCGGCGTGCTGCTGGCCTTCGCCGTGCCGCTCGCGGCGCAGCAGCCGATCGACGTGCGCGCCCGCACCACTCGTCCGGGCGACGTGTTCCTGGTGACCGTGGCGAGCGGCGTCGCCCCGTCGGTTCGGGTGTTCGATCGCGACTGGCCGGCGTATCCGGCGAGCGGCGGGACGTGGCGGGCGCTGGTCGGCATCGATCTCGACACGAAGCCGGGGCGCTACGAGCTGACCGTGCGCATGGGCGAGTCCTTCGCCCGCCGCACCGTCACCGTACAGCCGCGGGTCTTTCCGACGCGGCGTCTCAGCGTCGATCCGGACCTGGTCCATCCGCCCGCCGATCAGCAGGCCCGCATCGAGCGCGAGACGCGCGAGGTGACCGAGATCTGGGACCATCCCGCGCCGAAACGTTTGTGGGGCGCGCCATTCGAGGCGCCGGTGCCGGATGCGGCGAACAGCGCGTTCGGCACGCGCAGCATCTACAACGGCGAAGCCCGATCGCCGCACACCGGCGCGGACTTTCTCAGTCCCGCCGGCCGTCCGATCCATGCCCCGAACGATGGCCGCGTCGTGCTCGCCGCGCCGCTGTATTTCAGCGGCAACACCGTCATCATCGATCACGGACTCGGCGTGTTCTCGCTGCTCGCGCACCTGTCGGAGATTGACGTGAAGGCCGGCGACACGGTGACGCGCGGCGAGCTGGTCGGGAAAGTGGGCGCGACCGGACGGGTGACCGGTCCGCACCTGCACTGGGCGGTCCGCGTCGGCCATGCGCGGGTCGACCCGCTCGCATTGCTGGCGGTGGCCGGGTCAACGGCCGGCGGTCCGCAACAGGAAGGACAGTAG
- a CDS encoding isoprenyl transferase, whose protein sequence is MSLENILADVQPGSVEESLARQVDFDRLPAHIAVIMDGNGRWAAQRHLPRVEGHRAGIESVRAVVEGSAQLGIRVLTLYAFSVENWKRPPAEVSTLMLLLKRYLRSELNTLLKNDIRFQPIGRIDDLARDVQHELRAAEQKTANNRGMLFNIALNYGGRAEIVEAARKMLAAGVKPDAIDEPTFSNYLYTAGQPDPDLLIRTSGEMRVSNFLLWQIAYAEIWVTDTLWPDFRKGHLFEAVLAYQKRERRYGGIKQPAVAGR, encoded by the coding sequence ATGAGCCTCGAGAACATCCTGGCAGACGTGCAGCCCGGTTCGGTCGAGGAGTCGCTGGCGCGGCAGGTCGACTTCGACCGGCTGCCGGCGCACATCGCCGTGATCATGGACGGCAACGGCCGCTGGGCGGCGCAGCGCCACCTGCCGCGCGTCGAAGGGCACCGCGCCGGCATCGAGTCGGTCCGCGCCGTCGTCGAGGGCTCGGCGCAGCTCGGCATCCGGGTGCTGACGCTCTACGCCTTCTCGGTCGAGAACTGGAAGCGGCCGCCCGCCGAAGTCTCGACGCTGATGCTGCTGCTCAAGCGCTACCTGCGCTCCGAGCTGAACACGCTGCTCAAGAACGACATCCGCTTCCAGCCGATCGGCCGCATCGACGATCTCGCGCGCGACGTGCAGCACGAGCTGCGCGCCGCGGAACAGAAGACGGCGAACAACCGCGGCATGCTGTTCAACATCGCGCTCAACTACGGTGGCCGCGCCGAGATCGTCGAGGCGGCGAGGAAGATGCTCGCCGCCGGTGTGAAGCCGGACGCGATCGACGAACCGACGTTCTCGAACTACCTCTACACCGCCGGCCAGCCGGATCCGGATCTGCTGATCCGGACGAGCGGCGAGATGCGGGTCAGCAATTTCCTGCTGTGGCAGATCGCCTACGCCGAGATCTGGGTCACCGACACGCTCTGGCCCGACTTCCGCAAAGGCCATCTCTTCGAAGCGGTCCTCGCGTATCAGAAGCGCGAACGCCGCTACGGCGGCATCAAACAGCCGGCCGTGGCCGGACGCTGA
- the rseP gene encoding RIP metalloprotease RseP, which translates to MTILAFLFVLGVLIFVHELGHFLMARRIGVRVLTFSLGFGPKLINVKRGDTEYCISAVPLGGYVRMAGENPEDSPTGSADEFLSKGKWQRFQVLIMGPVMNLLLSIVVMTVVFYQGAQVPLFEQQAVVVGSFADNSVAQKAGVRVGDRIIAVDGRPTDTWDQFSMAIVPKAKRSVGLSLVRAGTPVAVTVVPDAQGKYEMGDIGVQPFVHPEVDEIYLGQPAAEAGLQHRDVILGAGGEPDITYDHLITKIRGSEGKPLVLTVRRGNTVMPITVTPRMSGDVVMMGAQLRPYETKTVDPGPLQAFTLSIDKNWEWAKLIVQTLVGLFTRETSVKQLMGPVAIADLSGSAAQAGWIQLFSLMAMISLNLGLLNLMPIPVLDGGHIFILALEGLARRDFSIKVKEKVLLAGFVLLLALMVTVIYNDLMRIQWIEKLVPWR; encoded by the coding sequence TTGACCATCCTCGCTTTCCTGTTCGTGCTAGGCGTGCTGATCTTCGTGCACGAGCTCGGCCATTTCCTGATGGCCCGGCGGATCGGCGTCCGGGTGCTCACGTTCTCGCTCGGCTTCGGGCCGAAACTGATCAACGTCAAGCGCGGCGACACCGAGTACTGCATCAGCGCAGTTCCGCTCGGCGGCTACGTCAGGATGGCGGGCGAGAACCCCGAGGACTCGCCCACCGGTTCGGCCGACGAATTCCTCTCGAAGGGCAAGTGGCAGCGGTTTCAGGTGCTCATCATGGGTCCGGTGATGAACCTGCTGCTGTCGATCGTCGTGATGACGGTGGTCTTCTATCAGGGGGCCCAGGTGCCCCTCTTCGAGCAGCAGGCGGTGGTGGTCGGCAGCTTCGCCGACAACTCGGTGGCGCAGAAGGCCGGCGTGCGGGTCGGCGACCGGATCATTGCGGTCGACGGCAGGCCTACCGACACCTGGGATCAGTTCTCGATGGCGATCGTGCCGAAGGCGAAGCGGTCGGTCGGCCTGTCGCTCGTTCGTGCCGGAACCCCGGTCGCCGTCACGGTCGTGCCCGACGCCCAGGGCAAGTACGAGATGGGCGACATCGGCGTGCAGCCGTTCGTGCACCCGGAGGTCGACGAGATCTACCTGGGGCAGCCTGCCGCCGAAGCGGGCCTGCAGCACCGCGACGTGATTCTCGGAGCCGGCGGCGAACCGGACATCACCTACGACCATCTCATCACGAAAATCCGCGGCAGCGAGGGGAAGCCCCTCGTGCTGACGGTCAGGCGCGGCAACACCGTCATGCCGATCACCGTGACGCCGCGCATGAGTGGCGACGTCGTGATGATGGGCGCGCAGCTGCGCCCCTACGAGACGAAGACCGTCGATCCCGGGCCGCTGCAGGCCTTCACGCTGTCGATCGACAAGAACTGGGAGTGGGCCAAGCTGATCGTGCAGACGCTGGTCGGGCTCTTCACGCGCGAGACGTCGGTCAAGCAACTGATGGGACCGGTGGCGATCGCCGATCTCTCGGGCAGCGCGGCGCAGGCCGGCTGGATTCAGCTCTTCAGCCTGATGGCGATGATCAGCCTGAACCTCGGACTGCTGAATCTGATGCCGATTCCCGTCCTCGACGGCGGTCACATCTTCATCCTCGCGCTCGAAGGACTCGCCCGCCGCGATTTCAGCATCAAGGTGAAGGAGAAGGTGCTGCTGGCCGGCTTCGTCCTGCTGCTCGCCCTGATGGTCACCGTCATCTACAACGACCTGATGCGCATCCAATGGATCGAAAAGCTGGTGCCCTGGCGTTAG
- a CDS encoding phosphatidate cytidylyltransferase encodes MTRVLSALVLLPVVIGTIWFLPPAGTLGLAVVAGVLALIEFSAIARAFGIDVPRVVAGAAMILVIVVMAWGDLVDQHRAMEGGYLLFPNYLPVVLLSALLVGGAVAVGRGKPGPGVLADVAGTLFAPLYLGLPLGALAWVRGNWWFAVGTGIDGRAAVLLLLGVIVVSDSAQYYTGRAFGRRPLAPAISPKKTVEGAIGGVVFGTAATMIGGHYIFFTTPLWIVGLLGAALAFLGIVGDLFESLLKRSAGVKDSSNLIPGHGGVLDRIDSWLFAAPVYYMFVRFIA; translated from the coding sequence GTGACACGGGTCTTGTCAGCGTTGGTGCTGTTGCCCGTCGTCATTGGGACGATCTGGTTTCTGCCGCCGGCCGGGACGCTCGGGCTGGCCGTGGTCGCCGGCGTGCTCGCGTTGATCGAATTCAGCGCGATCGCCAGGGCGTTTGGTATCGACGTGCCACGGGTCGTGGCCGGCGCTGCGATGATTCTCGTCATCGTCGTGATGGCGTGGGGCGATCTCGTCGACCAGCATCGGGCGATGGAAGGCGGCTACCTCCTGTTCCCCAACTACCTGCCGGTTGTCCTGCTCTCGGCGCTGCTCGTCGGCGGGGCCGTCGCCGTCGGGCGAGGCAAACCAGGACCTGGCGTGCTGGCGGACGTCGCCGGGACGCTGTTCGCGCCGCTCTATCTCGGGCTGCCGCTCGGCGCGCTCGCCTGGGTCCGCGGCAACTGGTGGTTCGCGGTCGGCACCGGCATCGACGGACGCGCGGCGGTGCTGCTGCTGCTCGGAGTCATCGTCGTGAGCGACTCCGCGCAGTACTACACCGGCCGTGCGTTCGGCCGCCGTCCGCTCGCGCCCGCGATCAGTCCCAAGAAAACAGTCGAGGGGGCGATCGGCGGTGTGGTGTTCGGGACGGCCGCCACGATGATCGGCGGCCACTACATCTTCTTCACCACGCCGCTCTGGATCGTCGGCCTGCTCGGCGCCGCGCTCGCGTTCCTCGGCATCGTCGGCGATCTGTTCGAGTCGCTGCTGAAACGCAGCGCGGGCGTCAAGGACTCGTCGAACCTGATCCCCGGCCATGGCGGCGTCCTCGACCGCATCGACAGCTGGCTGTTCGCCGCGCCGGTGTACTACATGTTCGTCCGCTTCATCGCATGA